From a single Dendropsophus ebraccatus isolate aDenEbr1 chromosome 8, aDenEbr1.pat, whole genome shotgun sequence genomic region:
- the LOC138800015 gene encoding olfactory receptor 5AR1-like — MYEVLARNESHAVQFTILCFSDLPQLQVPLFISFLLIYLNIIFGNAAVFMAILFDSHLHTPMYVFLGNLSVLDISYTSTTLPKLLFMLCTQNKITSLVGCITQMYFFLCFACMEMVLLAVMAYDRFVAICHALHYTLLMSSRNCLVIVISVWIVAFLEPVSFTALVANLSFCSSNQIDHFFCDASPLLKLSCSDTTLVNMTTYILGALVGMSTFMLTSVSYVYIVFNIMNFHSSGARYKTFSTCASHLTCVIVFYGTTLSLYMRPTSMYSPKQDKFYSLLYIILIPLLNPVIYTLKNKQFKKAFKKLIHVLCSLKNM; from the coding sequence ATGTATGAAGTGTTAGCGAGGAACGAGTCGCATGCTGTACAGTTCACCATCCTCTGCTTCTCTGATCTTCCTCAACTTCAAGTTCCTCTTTTCATATCATTTTTACTTATTTACCTGAATATAATCTTTGGGAACGCTGCAGTTTTTATGGCTATCCTCTTTGATTCTCATCTGCACACACCTATGTATGTCTTTCTGGGTAACCTCTCAGTTCTGGATATTTCTTACACGTCGACCACTCTACCCAAGCTTCTTTTTATGCTTTGTACTCAGAACAAGATCACGTCGCTAGTCGGCTGTATAACCCAGATGTATTTTTTCCTTTGCTTTGCTTGCATGGAAATGGTTCTCCTTGCCGTTATGGCATATGACCGATTTGTGGCCATCTGCCATGCCCTCCACTATACCCTACTCATGAGCTCTAGAAACTGTCTGGTTATAGTCATCTCGGTATGGATCGTGGCATTTTTAGAACCCGTTTCATTCACAGCTTTAGTCGCCAACCTGTCTTTTTGTTCATCGAACCAAATTGATCATTTTTTTTGTGATGCGTCCCCATTGCTGAAGCTTTCCTGCAGTGATACCACTCTAGTCAATATGACAACCTACATTTTGGGAGCTTTGGTGGGTATGAGCACATTCATGCTGACTTCAGTATCTTATGTGTATATTGTGTTTAATATCATGAATTTCCACTCTTCAGGGGCCAGATATAAAACATTCtccacctgtgcttcccaccTCACCTGTGTGATTGTATTTTATGGCACTACCTTGTCTTTGTATATGAGACCCACATCCATGTATTCTCCGAAACAGGACAAGTTCTACTCTCTTCTATATATTATTCTCATCCCTTTGCTTAATCCGGTGATATACACTCTGAAAAATAAGCAATTTAAAAAAGCCTTTAAAAAATTAATACACGTTTTATGTTCTTTAAAGAACATGTAA
- the LOC138800014 gene encoding olfactory receptor 5V1-like, whose protein sequence is MSNLTVKSQFKVIEFTIECFPDISLNQINLFIIFLIIFLNIVLGNITVFICITLDPHLHTPMYTFLGTLSIVDILSTSNIFPKLLSMLLTAQKTITFNNCMAQLYFFIYFTCTEFFLLAVMAYDRYVAICHPLHYTLFMSMRHCTLFIVGSWTAAALEPVLHTVFIANLSFCSSLQVDHFFCDISPLLKLSCNDTIHVEIATYVLGAIVGLSAFTLTLLSYVFIINTILHIKSAEGRRKAFFTCASHLTSVVIFYGTSLSLHVRPTSTYAPVQDKLFSLLYITLIPILNPFIYTMKNKQFKKAFSRLSRVL, encoded by the coding sequence ATGTCTAATCTGACTGTGAAGAGTCAATTCAAGGTCATAGAATTTACAATCGAATGTTTTCCGGATATCTCCCTAAATCAGATTAATCTCTTTATAATATTTCTTATCATTTTTCTTAACATTGTATTGGGGAATATAACAGTGTTCATATGCATCACTTTGGACCCTCACCTGCATACTCCAATGTATACTTTCCTAGGCACCTTATCCATTGTAGACATATTATCCACATCCAATATCTTCCCCaagctcctctccatgctcctcacCGCACAGAAGACCATAACCTTTAACAACTGTATGGCTCAGCTCTATTTCTTCATCTACTTCACTTGTACTGAGTTCTTCCTTCTTGCCGTCATGGCTTACGACCGCTATGTGGCCATCTGTCACCCACTTCATTACACCCTGTTTATGAGTATGAgacattgcacattgttcatagtGGGCTCATGGACTGCGGCTGCCCTGGAACCGGTCTTACATACCGTTTTTATAGCTAACTTGTCGTTTTGTTCATCCCTCCAGGTCGATCACTTTTTCTGTGACATTTCTCCCTTGTTAAAGCTCTCCTGTAATGATACCATACATGTAGAGATTGCCACCTATGTACTGGGAGCTATTGTAGGGCTGAGTGCATTCACACTCACATTGCTGTCCTATGTGTTTATAATCAATACCATTCTGCATATCAAGTCCGCAGAGGGGAGACGGAAAGCGTTCTTCACTTGTGCTTCACACCTGACCTCTGTCGTTATATTTTATGGGACTTCCCTCTCTTTACATGTTAGACCCACATCGACATATGCTCCAGTGCAAGACAAGCTGTTCTCTCTGCTTTATATCACGCTCATCCCAATCCTGAACCCCTTTATCTATACCATGAAGAATAAGCAGTTTAAAAAAGCCTTTAGTAGGCTGAGTAGAGTCCTATAG